A region from the Salidesulfovibrio onnuriiensis genome encodes:
- the clpA gene encoding ATP-dependent Clp protease ATP-binding subunit ClpA has product MLSKGLENALTDAVNEVKRRNHEFLTLEHLLYAISREDNGKEILTSCGVEVTKLHDQLSAFFRDNMEALPEDTETEVIQTLGVRRVLQRAVWQKKAAGKDIVEVGDVLAAMFDEEDSYAVYFLRTHDVSRLDVLDYISHGMHETQEWSSPSAGEPEPKPAKESPSSRPGDQKSPLEEYTTNLTERARKGLVDPLIGREEEMERAIQVLARRRKNNPIFVGDPGVGKTAMAEGLALQVVQGKVPRSFRDVQIYALDMGALLAGTKYRGDFEARLKGVLSQLKHHEDAILFIDEIHTIVGAGSVSGGSMDASNILKPFLASGDIRCMGSTTYEEYKNHFEKDRALSRRFQKIDLPEPSVPETLEILKGLKSYYEEFHGVTYSHFALKAAAELAGRHINDRFLPDKAIDVMDEAGAQYRLSGRPRKKDRISVQDIEKVVARMARIPARRLTVSDKGRLQHLEDDLKAVVFGQDEAVKTLAGAIKRSRAGMKQSGRPVGSFLLTGPTGVGKTELARQLAGTLGVGFLRFDMSEYMEKHAVARLIGAPPGYVGFDQGGLLTEGVRKQPHCVVLFDEIEKAHPDVFNILLQVMDYATLTDNNGRKADFRHVILLMTSNAGAWEMSKGQIGFRRDEEGDRKDGALKAIEKLFSPEFRNRLDATVPFGALTPEVMEMIVDKFIGELNDQLGERRVRVDLTKAARRRLAELGYDPAFGARPMARVIQAEVKDAIADELLFGSLMKGGVATMDVVGKGKSKKKIPAGGTSREFIFTFDASGKQD; this is encoded by the coding sequence ATGCTGAGCAAGGGGCTTGAAAATGCTCTTACAGACGCCGTGAATGAGGTCAAGCGACGTAATCACGAATTTCTCACCCTGGAACACCTGCTCTATGCCATTTCCCGCGAGGACAACGGCAAGGAAATCCTCACTTCCTGCGGGGTGGAGGTGACCAAGCTGCATGACCAGTTGAGCGCCTTTTTCCGCGACAACATGGAGGCGCTGCCCGAGGATACGGAGACCGAGGTCATCCAGACCCTGGGCGTGCGCCGGGTGTTGCAACGCGCCGTGTGGCAGAAAAAGGCCGCGGGCAAGGATATCGTGGAAGTGGGCGACGTGCTCGCCGCCATGTTCGATGAAGAGGATTCCTACGCGGTCTATTTCCTGCGCACTCACGACGTCTCCCGCCTGGACGTGCTGGACTACATCTCGCACGGCATGCACGAAACCCAGGAGTGGAGCAGCCCCTCGGCCGGCGAACCCGAACCCAAGCCCGCCAAGGAAAGTCCGTCCTCCCGTCCTGGGGACCAGAAGAGCCCTCTGGAGGAGTACACCACCAACCTGACCGAACGCGCCAGGAAGGGGCTTGTGGACCCGCTTATCGGGCGCGAAGAGGAAATGGAGCGCGCCATCCAGGTGCTGGCCCGCCGCCGCAAGAACAATCCCATCTTCGTGGGCGATCCCGGCGTGGGCAAGACCGCCATGGCCGAGGGCCTGGCTCTGCAGGTGGTGCAGGGGAAGGTGCCCCGCAGTTTCCGTGACGTGCAGATCTACGCCCTGGACATGGGGGCACTGCTGGCCGGGACCAAGTACCGTGGTGATTTCGAGGCCCGCCTCAAGGGCGTGCTGAGCCAGCTCAAGCACCACGAGGACGCCATCCTGTTCATCGACGAGATCCACACCATCGTGGGCGCGGGCTCCGTGAGCGGGGGCAGCATGGATGCCTCCAATATCCTCAAGCCGTTCCTGGCTTCCGGGGATATCCGCTGCATGGGTTCCACCACCTACGAGGAATACAAGAATCATTTCGAAAAGGACCGCGCCCTGTCGCGCCGGTTCCAGAAGATCGACCTGCCCGAGCCCAGCGTGCCGGAAACCCTGGAGATCCTCAAGGGCCTCAAGTCCTACTACGAGGAATTCCACGGCGTCACCTACAGTCATTTTGCGCTCAAGGCCGCGGCCGAGCTCGCCGGGCGTCACATCAACGATCGCTTCCTGCCGGACAAGGCCATCGACGTCATGGACGAGGCCGGAGCCCAGTATCGCCTGTCCGGGCGGCCGCGCAAGAAGGACAGGATCTCGGTGCAGGACATCGAGAAGGTCGTGGCCCGCATGGCCCGCATTCCGGCTCGCCGCCTGACCGTTTCCGACAAGGGACGTCTTCAGCATCTGGAGGACGATCTCAAGGCCGTGGTTTTCGGCCAGGACGAAGCGGTCAAGACCCTGGCCGGGGCCATCAAGCGCTCCCGCGCGGGTATGAAGCAGTCCGGCCGTCCTGTGGGCAGCTTCCTGCTCACCGGTCCCACGGGCGTGGGCAAGACCGAGTTGGCCCGTCAGTTGGCCGGCACCCTCGGGGTCGGGTTTCTGCGCTTCGACATGAGCGAATACATGGAAAAGCATGCCGTGGCGCGGCTCATCGGCGCGCCTCCGGGCTATGTGGGATTCGATCAGGGCGGCCTGCTCACCGAAGGCGTGCGCAAGCAGCCGCATTGCGTGGTGCTCTTCGACGAGATAGAAAAGGCCCATCCCGATGTGTTCAACATCCTGCTTCAGGTCATGGATTACGCCACGCTGACCGACAACAACGGGCGCAAGGCCGATTTCCGTCATGTAATCCTGCTCATGACCTCCAATGCCGGGGCCTGGGAAATGTCCAAGGGCCAGATTGGTTTCCGCCGCGACGAGGAGGGCGACCGCAAGGACGGCGCGCTTAAGGCCATCGAAAAGTTGTTCAGCCCAGAGTTCCGCAACCGCCTGGACGCCACCGTGCCGTTTGGTGCGCTGACCCCGGAGGTCATGGAAATGATCGTGGACAAGTTCATCGGCGAACTGAACGATCAGCTTGGCGAACGCCGTGTCCGCGTGGACCTGACCAAGGCCGCCCGCAGGCGGCTTGCCGAACTGGGCTACGACCCGGCCTTTGGCGCACGCCCCATGGCCCGCGTTATCCAGGCCGAGGTCAAGGACGCCATTGCCGACGAACTGCTGTTCGGAAGCCTCATGAAGGGCGGTGTGGCGACCATGGATGTTGTCGGAAAGGGTAAATCAAAGAAGAAGATTCCGGCCGGGGGGACTTCCCGGGAATTCATCTTCACCTTTGACGCGTCCGGCAAACAGGATTGA
- a CDS encoding ATP-dependent Clp protease adaptor ClpS, whose protein sequence is MSEPYTGDQHQPDILDEQEVQEPRKYKVILHNDDYTTMDFVVEVLMRVFRKSETEATIIMLQIHNEGYGICGLFTAEVAETKVDMVHRLAKSAGFPLRCTMEGE, encoded by the coding sequence ATGAGCGAACCATATACCGGTGATCAGCACCAGCCGGATATTCTGGATGAACAGGAGGTGCAGGAGCCGCGCAAGTACAAGGTGATCCTGCATAACGATGATTACACCACCATGGATTTCGTGGTGGAAGTGCTCATGAGGGTCTTTCGAAAAAGCGAGACCGAAGCCACCATCATCATGCTGCAGATCCACAACGAAGGGTATGGAATCTGCGGTCTCTTTACCGCCGAAGTGGCGGAAACAAAGGTGGACATGGTCCACCGCCTTGCAAAAAGTGCGGGTTTCCCGCTCAGATGCACGATGGAAGGTGAATAA
- a CDS encoding PEGA domain-containing protein: MKISHSIVAGILLLSGLMAGCQAQVFTQAVPVSSNPMGADLYVDGKMVGQTPTSVELERNRDHILTLKKEQYRQEDVIIKRKYQQEKVTMNAVSEGLHDANFFKDDSMGVMSGVNSIQEQEQSGEAYVLTPSAVSVALTPQAGTPAAAQAASELPTLATLSSFDQQVVGRILEREKSGKSLTWKSPDGGIEFHMTPEAALDRADGWHRPFLLTATRGGRTQEMRGEALREGDGHWRILTPEELSALQAAEPPTYDGSSSGALKGAANAAAAALPSVGKDWSSSHESSHTSVSGDGSSMTKTTTETKTSVGVHVNPAQLLEGLESLEGDGGDGQ; encoded by the coding sequence ATGAAGATTTCCCATTCGATCGTTGCCGGGATCCTGCTGTTGAGCGGACTCATGGCGGGCTGCCAGGCACAGGTGTTTACCCAGGCCGTTCCGGTTTCCTCCAATCCCATGGGGGCCGATCTCTACGTGGACGGCAAGATGGTCGGCCAGACCCCCACCAGCGTCGAACTGGAGCGCAACCGGGATCACATCCTGACCTTGAAGAAGGAACAGTACAGGCAGGAGGATGTGATCATCAAGCGCAAGTACCAGCAGGAAAAGGTGACCATGAATGCCGTGAGCGAGGGCCTTCATGACGCCAATTTCTTCAAGGACGACTCCATGGGCGTCATGTCGGGCGTCAATTCCATTCAGGAACAGGAGCAGAGCGGCGAGGCCTATGTGCTAACCCCCTCTGCGGTTTCCGTGGCCCTAACCCCACAGGCCGGGACTCCCGCCGCTGCCCAGGCCGCCAGTGAGCTGCCCACGTTGGCGACTCTCTCCTCGTTTGATCAGCAGGTCGTCGGCCGCATTCTGGAACGGGAGAAGTCCGGCAAGTCCCTGACCTGGAAAAGTCCTGACGGCGGCATTGAATTTCACATGACCCCCGAAGCCGCCCTCGATCGGGCGGACGGCTGGCATCGGCCGTTCCTGCTGACCGCGACGCGCGGCGGTCGGACCCAGGAAATGCGGGGCGAGGCGTTGCGCGAGGGGGACGGGCACTGGAGAATCCTGACGCCCGAGGAACTTTCCGCCCTGCAGGCCGCCGAGCCTCCCACGTATGACGGTTCCTCCTCCGGTGCCCTGAAGGGGGCCGCCAATGCAGCGGCCGCGGCGCTTCCATCGGTGGGCAAGGACTGGAGCTCTTCGCATGAGTCCTCCCATACCTCGGTTTCCGGGGACGGCAGTTCCATGACCAAGACCACCACCGAGACCAAGACTTCGGTGGGTGTTCATGTCAATCCCGCCCAGTTGCTGGAAGGCTTGGAATCCCTGGAGGGAGATGGGGGAGACGGTCAATAG
- the aat gene encoding leucyl/phenylalanyl-tRNA--protein transferase yields MVIYRLFEEPVFPDPEDAEPDGLLAVGGDLSVTRLLTAYANGIFPWYSPDSPILWWSTDPRLVLFPEDLHVPGSLRRVLNQRRFDFTMDKDFRGVINGCARTPRPGQDGTWIVDEMVEAYSLLHDMGFAHSVEAWLDGKLVGGVYGVSLGRVFFGESMFYAVPDASKAAFVMLVRQLCRWGFRLIDCQQTTEHLLRFGAVELQRPDFIDRVRRSIDEDEPREGRWRFDWQRE; encoded by the coding sequence ATGGTGATTTACAGGCTTTTTGAGGAACCGGTCTTTCCGGACCCGGAGGACGCAGAACCGGACGGGCTGCTTGCCGTGGGCGGCGACCTTTCCGTTACCAGGCTGCTCACGGCCTATGCCAACGGAATTTTTCCCTGGTATTCGCCGGATTCCCCCATTCTCTGGTGGTCCACCGATCCCCGGCTGGTGCTGTTTCCCGAGGACCTGCACGTGCCCGGGAGCCTGCGGCGCGTCCTCAATCAGCGCCGTTTCGATTTCACCATGGACAAGGATTTCAGGGGCGTGATCAACGGGTGCGCGCGGACGCCGAGGCCCGGCCAGGACGGCACCTGGATCGTGGACGAGATGGTGGAGGCGTATTCCCTGCTGCACGACATGGGCTTTGCCCACAGTGTCGAGGCCTGGCTGGACGGCAAGCTTGTGGGAGGCGTGTACGGCGTCTCCCTGGGCAGGGTCTTTTTCGGTGAGTCCATGTTCTATGCCGTCCCGGATGCCTCCAAGGCCGCCTTTGTCATGCTGGTCCGCCAACTCTGCAGATGGGGCTTCCGGCTTATCGACTGCCAGCAGACGACCGAGCACCTGTTGCGTTTCGGGGCCGTGGAGTTGCAGCGCCCGGATTTCATCGACCGCGTCCGCAGGTCCATAGACGAGGACGAGCCGCGTGAGGGCCGCTGGCGTTTCGACTGGCAGCGCGAATAA
- a CDS encoding class IV adenylate cyclase yields MALEMELKYVDVDFARVRGLLQGFAARSMGRYFEENLVFDDRERSLKRKGMLLRLRLKRGQAVLTVKKPPQVETDPRLKVFEELETPVHDFAIMRAILESLDYSVAFAYEKVREKWELEGGFICLDTLPFGDFVEIEGDEKSVPRCAGVLELSPEQASRETYHGLNLAFRRERGMEADESFLFSPEKKSELLQQIGKE; encoded by the coding sequence ATGGCTTTGGAAATGGAACTCAAATACGTTGATGTTGATTTTGCACGGGTTCGCGGCCTGCTTCAAGGGTTTGCAGCCCGGTCCATGGGGCGTTATTTTGAAGAAAATCTTGTTTTCGACGACAGGGAGCGTTCCCTCAAACGCAAGGGCATGTTGCTCCGTTTGCGTTTGAAAAGGGGGCAGGCGGTTCTGACGGTGAAAAAGCCGCCCCAGGTGGAGACGGACCCCAGGCTCAAGGTTTTCGAGGAGCTGGAAACCCCGGTTCACGATTTCGCCATCATGCGGGCCATTCTTGAATCCCTCGACTATTCGGTGGCCTTTGCCTATGAAAAGGTCCGCGAGAAGTGGGAATTGGAAGGCGGCTTTATCTGCCTGGATACCCTGCCGTTCGGTGATTTCGTGGAAATCGAGGGGGACGAGAAAAGTGTGCCCCGGTGTGCAGGCGTGCTGGAGCTTTCCCCGGAGCAGGCGTCCCGGGAAACGTATCATGGCCTCAACCTGGCTTTTCGCCGGGAGCGGGGAATGGAAGCCGACGAGAGCTTTCTCTTTTCGCCGGAGAAAAAAAGTGAATTGTTGCAGCAAATAGGCAAAGAATAA